One genomic window of Streptomyces sp. NBC_01498 includes the following:
- a CDS encoding metallophosphoesterase family protein produces MARDVPPVPIRSARTPGSARTSRSARSPRTGLAAVHRVRRHYRSHRAGPTSALVSAPHPYVRALGLVAVVLLGAWLGLLIVGSVRTPVGPMDTKMTLRPSLTGGTKINVSPLGALELDSHMAPIRLDVDVDQLDPVRSQALVEHPERLAGLQDEVVRDISAGTTELALRSCVAVVSGATALGLAVYRRPRRALAAGGLALALLGAAGATAFATWNPKSVLEPRFSGLLSSAPQVVGSARSIVTEFDVYQKELARLVTNVTKLYDATSTLPSYQPDPGTLRVLQVSDIHLNPAAWHIIGSLVEQYRIDLIIDSGDTMDHGSPAENGFLDPIPDLGAPYVWVRGNHDSAATQKYLEGLKNVHVLDHGRAVTVAGIRVAGTGDPQFTPDRSLSNGGDPAEEMAGVRLASAIRDQERAGTPVDIAVAHNPVAARETDGTVPLVLAGHIHQRQTEIMPFGTRLKIEGSAGGGGLRAVQNDQPEKVRASLLYLDSTTKRLQAWDEITLGGLGLTTAEVSRHLPEEAGVPGTDPSPSATPVPSGSPAPSGSRSGSASPSEPGPGPSRTPVGSRTGPTTGPATRSTGGAATGPPTAPPRAPGGPSPAR; encoded by the coding sequence ATGGCCCGCGACGTACCCCCTGTCCCGATACGCTCCGCCCGTACCCCCGGTTCCGCCCGCACCTCCCGTTCCGCCCGGTCCCCCCGCACCGGGCTCGCGGCGGTCCACCGCGTCCGGCGGCACTACCGGTCCCACCGCGCCGGCCCGACCAGCGCCCTGGTCAGCGCCCCGCACCCGTACGTCCGCGCGCTCGGCCTCGTCGCCGTCGTCCTCCTCGGCGCCTGGCTCGGGCTGCTGATCGTCGGCAGTGTGCGGACGCCGGTGGGCCCGATGGACACGAAGATGACCCTGCGGCCCTCCCTCACCGGCGGCACGAAGATCAACGTCTCGCCGCTGGGCGCCCTGGAGCTGGACTCCCACATGGCGCCGATCCGCCTCGACGTCGACGTCGACCAGCTCGACCCGGTCCGCTCCCAGGCCCTGGTCGAGCACCCCGAGCGTCTCGCGGGCCTCCAGGACGAGGTGGTGCGGGACATCTCGGCCGGGACCACCGAGCTGGCCCTGCGGTCCTGTGTCGCCGTCGTCTCGGGCGCCACCGCCCTCGGCCTCGCCGTCTACCGCCGCCCCCGCCGCGCGCTCGCCGCCGGCGGGCTGGCGCTCGCGCTGCTCGGCGCGGCCGGCGCCACCGCCTTCGCGACCTGGAACCCGAAGTCCGTCCTGGAGCCCCGCTTCTCCGGGCTGCTCTCCTCGGCCCCGCAGGTCGTCGGCAGCGCGCGTTCGATCGTCACCGAATTCGACGTCTACCAGAAGGAGTTGGCGCGGCTGGTGACCAACGTGACCAAGCTGTACGACGCGACGTCCACGCTGCCCTCGTACCAGCCCGACCCCGGCACCCTGCGGGTCCTCCAGGTCTCCGACATACATCTCAACCCGGCCGCCTGGCACATCATCGGCTCGCTCGTGGAGCAGTACCGGATCGATCTCATCATCGACTCCGGCGACACCATGGACCACGGCTCGCCCGCCGAGAACGGCTTCCTCGACCCGATCCCCGACCTCGGCGCCCCGTACGTGTGGGTACGCGGCAACCACGACTCGGCCGCCACGCAGAAGTATCTGGAGGGCCTGAAGAACGTCCATGTCCTGGACCACGGGCGGGCCGTCACCGTCGCCGGAATCCGGGTGGCGGGCACGGGCGACCCGCAGTTCACCCCCGACCGCTCGCTCTCCAACGGCGGTGACCCGGCGGAGGAGATGGCGGGTGTACGGCTCGCCTCGGCCATCCGCGACCAGGAACGGGCCGGCACCCCGGTCGACATCGCCGTCGCGCACAACCCGGTCGCGGCCAGGGAGACCGACGGCACCGTGCCGCTGGTGCTGGCCGGGCACATCCACCAGCGGCAGACCGAGATCATGCCGTTCGGGACGCGGCTGAAGATCGAGGGCTCGGCGGGCGGCGGCGGGCTGCGCGCGGTCCAGAACGACCAGCCGGAGAAGGTCCGGGCCTCGCTGCTCTATCTGGACAGCACGACGAAGCGGCTCCAGGCGTGGGACGAGATCACACTGGGCGGGCTGGGGCTGACGACGGCGGAGGTGAGCCGCCATCTGCCGGAGGAGGCGGGCGTACCGGGCACGGACCCCTCACCGTCGGCGACACCGGTACCGTCCGGCTCCCCCGCCCCTTCCGGATCACGGTCGGGATCGGCGTCGCCCTCCGAGCCGGGCCCGGGGCCGAGCCGGACCCCGGTCGGTTCGCGAACCGGACCGACCACCGGACCGGCCACCAGGTCGACGGGCGGTGCGGCCACCGGCCCGCCGACCGCGCCGCCCCGCGCGCCGGGCGGCCCGTCGCCCGCCCGGTAA
- a CDS encoding metallopeptidase family protein: MLEMTREEFEELVAEALDRVPPELMRLMDNVAVFVEDEPDPGAAKESGEEFDPDLLGLYEGTPLTDRGEWYAGVLPDRITIYRGPTLRMCETREEVVAETEITVVHEIAHHFGIDDERLHELGYG, translated from the coding sequence GTGCTGGAGATGACGCGCGAGGAGTTCGAGGAACTGGTGGCCGAGGCGCTCGACCGCGTCCCGCCCGAACTGATGCGGCTGATGGACAACGTCGCCGTGTTCGTGGAGGACGAGCCGGACCCCGGCGCGGCGAAGGAGTCGGGCGAGGAGTTCGACCCGGATCTGCTCGGGCTCTACGAGGGGACACCGCTGACCGATCGCGGCGAGTGGTACGCGGGGGTGCTGCCGGACCGGATCACGATCTACCGGGGGCCGACGCTGCGGATGTGCGAGACGCGCGAAGAGGTGGTGGCGGAGACGGAGATCACGGTGGTGCACGAGATCGCCCACCACTTCGGGATCGACGACGAGCGGCTGCACGAGCTGGGGTACGGGTGA
- a CDS encoding fluoride efflux transporter FluC, with translation MRVPGQRAETAGHRLWRVTAVIAVGGAAGATARHGAERLLPTPDGAFPWTTFLVNVVGCGLIGVLMVLVAEGGRPAHPLLRPFLGVGVLGGFTTFSAYTLDFLRLVRHGEAPAALGYAAVTLVGALVAVGLTATLTRRAVAREAAL, from the coding sequence CTGCGGGTGCCCGGCCAGCGCGCCGAGACGGCCGGGCACCGGCTCTGGCGGGTGACGGCCGTCATCGCCGTGGGCGGCGCGGCGGGCGCGACGGCACGCCACGGCGCCGAACGGCTGCTGCCGACCCCCGACGGCGCCTTCCCCTGGACCACGTTCCTGGTCAACGTGGTGGGCTGCGGGCTGATCGGCGTGCTCATGGTGCTGGTCGCCGAGGGCGGCCGGCCGGCGCACCCGCTGCTGCGCCCGTTCCTCGGGGTGGGGGTGCTGGGCGGCTTCACCACGTTCTCGGCGTACACGCTGGACTTCCTGCGGCTGGTACGGCACGGGGAGGCCCCGGCGGCACTGGGCTACGCGGCCGTGACCCTGGTCGGCGCCCTCGTTGCCGTGGGGCTGACGGCCACGCTCACCCGGCGGGCCGTGGCGCGGGAGGCGGCGCTGTGA
- the crcB gene encoding fluoride efflux transporter CrcB — translation MNWLLVALGGAIGAPLRYLTDRTAQTWHQTLFPWGTFTVNVAGSLVLGVLAGAAVSSPAYALLGTGLCGALTTYSTFSYEVLRLAERGKGLLAGAYVTASVLVGLGAVWAGWELGAR, via the coding sequence GTGAACTGGCTGCTGGTCGCCCTGGGCGGCGCGATCGGCGCGCCGCTGCGCTATCTGACGGACCGTACGGCGCAGACCTGGCACCAAACCCTGTTCCCGTGGGGGACGTTCACGGTGAACGTGGCGGGGAGCCTGGTGCTGGGCGTGCTGGCCGGGGCGGCGGTGTCGTCGCCCGCGTACGCCCTGCTCGGTACGGGGCTGTGCGGGGCGCTGACGACGTACTCGACCTTCTCGTACGAGGTTCTGCGGCTGGCCGAGCGCGGGAAGGGGCTGCTGGCGGGCGCGTACGTCACCGCCTCCGTGCTGGTGGGGCTGGGCGCGGTGTGGGCGGGCTGGGAACTCGGGGCGCGCTAG